In Bdellovibrionota bacterium, the DNA window GGTTTCGACGGAGTCGGCCAGACGTTTCCGGATCTCGGTCTTGACGACCAATCGATCGACGAAGACTTCGATCGTGTGCTTGAGCTTCTTGTTGAGCGATATCGGTGTTCCAAGCTCGTGGACCGCTCCATCCGCGCGAACACGTGTGAAACCCTCTTTTTGAAGGCGCGCGAACTCCTTTTGATACTCCCCCTTTCGGCCGCGAACGATCGGAGCCAGGAGATGAATTTTAGTCCCCGGAGGCAAGGCGAGGATCTGATCGACGATTTGTGTGGCGGACTGCGAGGCGATCGGTTTCCCGCATTGAAAACAATGAGGATGCCCGATCCTCGCGAACAAAAGACGGAGATAGTCGTAGATCTCGGTAACGGTTCCGACGGTCGAGCGAGGATTCTTCGACGTGCTTCGCTGTTCGATCGAGATCGCGGGAGACAACCCTTCGATGCTTTCAACGTCCGGCTTTTCCATCTGTTCGAGAAATTGTCGGGCGTAGGCCGAAAGGGACTCCACATACCGCCGCTGGCCTTCGGCGTAAATCGTATCGAACGCCAGGGAAGACTTCCCCGAACCTGAAATTCCTGTAATCACGACCAGTTTGTTGCGCGGGATCTCTACGTCGATCCCCTTCAGGTTGTGCTGTCGGGCGCCTTTTATAAAGATGTATCCGGGTTCCATGGCGGGGGAAGTTTTTGGCACAGCCCCCCGGGCTTGGCAAGACCCACTCTCGTGTTGCCTGGTGGAACTCGGAGTGGCAAGATCGGCGCAGCGTGGGAAAACAGGATCTCGCGGCCTGGGT includes these proteins:
- a CDS encoding excinuclease ABC subunit UvrA — encoded protein: MEPGYIFIKGARQHNLKGIDVEIPRNKLVVITGISGSGKSSLAFDTIYAEGQRRYVESLSAYARQFLEQMEKPDVESIEGLSPAISIEQRSTSKNPRSTVGTVTEIYDYLRLLFARIGHPHCFQCGKPIASQSATQIVDQILALPPGTKIHLLAPIVRGRKGEYQKEFARLQKEGFTRVRADGAVHELGTPISLNKKLKHTIEVFVDRLVVKTEIRKRLADSVET